The following are encoded together in the Deinococcus soli (ex Cha et al. 2016) genome:
- a CDS encoding cbb3-type cytochrome c oxidase subunit I, translated as MTVQHAPVQDAGARPGLWAVLKDYMMTTDHKKIGTLYIATSILGFALAGILAVLIRLQLAVPDNTFLVGNTYNQVLTMHAALMIFFFLIPIGLFGFGNWFLPLQLGVRDVALPRINTFAVWLFIFSLILVVLGLANGGAPGVGWTFYYPLSVDANQTGVTVLMVALTLNGIASLLGSANFAATVVNMRAPGMSLWQMPVFAWSIFATSMLQLVSLGGLTAAALVTYLELKLGISMFNPGIGGVPVMFQQFFWFYSHPAVYVMLLPYLGIGAEIASTMARKPLFGYRVMIYSILGIVLVSLLVWVHHMFAVGLPEAWQIAFMIATLIVAVPTGVKIFNLIGTLWGGRIIMKSPTYWLVGFIFNFLIGGITGVSLGLIPFDYQVTMSYYVVAHFHNVMMFGTAFLAMGGLYYWWPKMTGRFMSEKLGLAHFWLFMIGSWMTFLPQYILGLLGMPRRYYTYPEGNFAWTELNFISTLGALTLLAGGIVWVWNMLQSFRQPATASPNPWGGFTLEWTADSPPKPYNFAHDFPTTFPTERPLYDWEQSGETLTPVDPKSIHLPQDSIWPFMTAVGLLLMGYGLSFGWFTNYHPATGLQPFADASFAFKLATVVLYLSIPVFLYSLFKWAGTREYAVPVAHHHLTKYDNGFMGMAWFIISEVGLFGVLIAGYAYLRLIGAAEPPALRPSIWLAALNTLVLVASSFVIHRAEQDNHHGKLTRFRIGMFVTLLLGAIFMIFQVYEFTLFGVESDWKQNLWQACFFTIVGLHGLHILIGGTGIALPFYQSLTGKMDKYNHGSITPASLYWHLVDVVWLLIVAIFYAW; from the coding sequence GTGACCGTTCAGCATGCCCCCGTTCAGGACGCCGGGGCCCGCCCGGGCCTCTGGGCCGTCCTGAAGGACTACATGATGACGACCGATCACAAGAAGATCGGGACGCTCTACATCGCCACCAGCATCCTGGGCTTCGCCCTTGCGGGCATCCTCGCGGTGCTGATCCGCCTGCAGCTGGCCGTGCCGGACAACACCTTCCTGGTGGGCAACACCTACAACCAGGTGCTGACCATGCACGCCGCGCTGATGATCTTCTTCTTCCTGATCCCGATCGGCCTGTTCGGCTTCGGGAACTGGTTCCTGCCGCTGCAGCTGGGCGTGCGGGACGTGGCGCTGCCACGCATCAACACCTTCGCGGTGTGGCTGTTCATCTTCAGCCTGATCCTGGTCGTGCTGGGCCTCGCCAACGGCGGCGCGCCCGGCGTCGGCTGGACCTTCTACTACCCCTTGAGCGTGGACGCCAACCAGACCGGCGTGACCGTGCTGATGGTCGCCCTGACCCTGAACGGCATCGCGTCGCTGCTGGGCAGCGCGAACTTCGCGGCGACCGTCGTGAACATGCGCGCCCCCGGCATGAGCCTGTGGCAGATGCCGGTGTTCGCCTGGAGCATCTTCGCGACCTCCATGCTGCAGCTGGTGTCCCTGGGCGGCCTGACCGCCGCCGCGCTCGTCACGTACCTGGAACTGAAGCTGGGCATCAGCATGTTCAACCCCGGCATCGGCGGCGTGCCCGTCATGTTCCAGCAGTTCTTCTGGTTCTACTCGCACCCGGCGGTGTACGTGATGCTGCTGCCCTACCTGGGCATCGGCGCCGAGATCGCCAGCACCATGGCCCGCAAGCCGCTGTTCGGCTACCGCGTGATGATCTACTCGATCCTGGGGATCGTACTCGTCAGCCTGCTGGTGTGGGTCCACCACATGTTCGCCGTGGGCCTGCCCGAGGCGTGGCAGATCGCGTTCATGATCGCCACCCTGATCGTGGCCGTCCCGACCGGCGTGAAGATCTTCAACCTGATCGGCACCCTGTGGGGCGGGCGGATCATCATGAAGTCCCCCACCTACTGGCTGGTCGGCTTCATCTTCAACTTCCTGATCGGCGGGATCACCGGCGTCTCGCTGGGCCTGATTCCCTTCGACTACCAGGTCACGATGTCGTACTACGTGGTGGCGCACTTCCACAACGTGATGATGTTCGGCACGGCGTTCCTGGCCATGGGCGGCCTGTACTACTGGTGGCCCAAGATGACCGGCCGCTTCATGAGTGAGAAGCTGGGTCTGGCGCACTTCTGGCTGTTCATGATTGGCTCGTGGATGACCTTCCTGCCCCAGTACATCCTGGGTCTGCTCGGCATGCCCCGCCGCTACTACACCTATCCCGAAGGCAACTTCGCCTGGACGGAACTGAACTTCATCTCCACCCTGGGCGCGCTGACCCTGCTGGCCGGCGGGATCGTGTGGGTGTGGAACATGCTCCAGAGCTTCCGTCAGCCCGCCACGGCTTCACCCAACCCCTGGGGCGGCTTCACGCTGGAATGGACGGCGGACAGCCCGCCCAAGCCCTACAACTTCGCGCATGACTTCCCCACCACCTTCCCCACCGAGCGCCCCCTGTACGACTGGGAGCAGAGTGGTGAGACCCTCACGCCGGTTGATCCCAAGAGCATTCACCTGCCGCAGGACAGCATCTGGCCGTTCATGACGGCCGTGGGCCTGCTGCTGATGGGGTACGGCCTAAGCTTCGGCTGGTTCACGAACTACCACCCCGCCACCGGCCTGCAGCCCTTCGCGGACGCGAGCTTCGCGTTCAAGCTGGCCACGGTCGTGCTGTACCTCAGTATCCCGGTATTCCTGTACAGCCTGTTCAAGTGGGCGGGCACCCGCGAGTACGCCGTGCCGGTCGCGCACCACCACCTGACCAAGTACGACAACGGTTTCATGGGCATGGCGTGGTTCATCATCAGCGAAGTCGGTCTGTTCGGCGTGCTGATCGCCGGGTACGCGTACCTGCGACTCATCGGCGCCGCCGAGCCGCCCGCGCTGCGTCCCAGCATCTGGCTGGCGGCGCTGAACACCCTGGTCCTCGTCGCGAGTTCCTTCGTGATTCACCGTGCGGAGCAGGACAACCACCACGGGAAACTCACCCGCTTCCGCATCGGCATGTTCGTCACGCTGCTGCTCGGCGCGATCTTCATGATCTTCCAGGTGTACGAGTTCACGCTGTTCGGTGTGGAAAGCGACTGGAAGCAGAACCTGTGGCAGGCGTGCTTCTTCACCATCGTCGGCCTGCACGGCCTGCACATCCTGATCGGCGGCACCGGCATCGCCCTGCCCTTCTACCAGTCCCTGACCGGGAAGATGGACAAGTACAACCACGGCTCGATCACCCCCGCCAGCCTGTACTGGCACCTGGTGGACGTGGTGTGGCTGCTGATCGTCGCGATCTTCTACGCCTGGTAA
- a CDS encoding SCO family protein produces the protein MTGVSKWVTAALLVVAAVLGGLLVMRRAAPGVTAGEALDQPKALPALALVDDRGRATTLAASDGRVRLVFYGFVRCPDVCPATLASLKNTYAALSPEQRSRVQVQFITVDPGHDTPGVMREYLNRFDPAFTGLTGTAETIDAAAREMFVANVAPMPAEDHSAHMTTPQGKTSSGAVNAAQVGAGAAVAARIHGDQVSVVDGQGRFVRVYGNLDVVGGDLERDLPGLIGQHAGR, from the coding sequence ATGACGGGTGTCTCAAAATGGGTGACGGCGGCGCTGCTGGTGGTCGCGGCGGTGCTGGGTGGACTGCTGGTGATGCGGCGGGCCGCGCCGGGCGTGACGGCCGGTGAGGCGCTGGATCAGCCCAAGGCCCTGCCGGCGCTGGCGCTGGTGGATGACCGGGGGCGGGCGACGACGCTGGCGGCCTCGGACGGGCGGGTGAGGCTGGTGTTCTACGGGTTCGTGCGCTGCCCGGACGTGTGCCCGGCGACGCTGGCGAGCCTGAAGAACACGTACGCGGCGCTGAGCCCCGAGCAGCGGTCGCGGGTGCAGGTGCAGTTCATCACGGTGGACCCCGGGCACGACACGCCCGGGGTGATGCGCGAGTACCTGAACCGTTTCGACCCGGCGTTCACGGGTCTGACCGGGACGGCGGAGACGATTGACGCGGCGGCGCGCGAGATGTTCGTGGCGAACGTGGCCCCGATGCCCGCAGAGGACCACAGCGCGCACATGACCACGCCGCAGGGCAAGACGTCCAGTGGCGCGGTGAATGCCGCCCAGGTGGGTGCGGGAGCGGCGGTGGCGGCACGGATTCACGGCGATCAGGTAAGTGTCGTGGACGGTCAGGGCCGCTTCGTGCGGGTGTACGGGAACCTGGATGTGGTGGGCGGTGACCTGGAGCGAGATCTGCCCGGACTGATCGGTCAGCACGCGGGGCGCTGA
- the ruvB gene encoding Holliday junction branch migration DNA helicase RuvB has translation MTEPLDAALRPKTLTDYVGQARLKEKLGVYLQAARGRKEALDHTLLFGPPGLGKTTLAHIIAHELGVNIRVTSGPAIEKPGDLAAILTNSLEEGDVLFIDEIHRLGRVAEEHLYPAMEDFKLDIVLGQGPAARTIELPLPRFTLVGATTRPGLITAPMRSRFGIIEHLEYYTPDEIGVNLLRDARLLGFGLDEEAAVEIGARARGTMRIAKRLLRRVRDYADVAGETTIGLPRAQDALDKLGLDSAGLDDRDKKYLETLIHRFAGGPVGVDTLATAISEDSLTLEDVYEPYLIQLGFIKRTPRGRVATAHAYDHLGLPVSGDHDLGFYAN, from the coding sequence ATGACTGAACCGCTCGACGCGGCCCTGCGGCCCAAGACCCTGACGGACTACGTCGGGCAGGCGCGACTGAAGGAGAAACTCGGCGTGTACCTCCAGGCCGCGCGCGGCCGCAAGGAAGCGCTCGACCATACCCTGCTGTTCGGCCCGCCCGGCCTGGGCAAGACCACCCTGGCGCACATCATCGCCCACGAACTGGGTGTGAACATCCGCGTGACCTCCGGCCCGGCCATCGAGAAACCCGGCGATCTGGCCGCGATCCTCACGAACAGCCTGGAGGAAGGCGACGTGCTGTTCATCGACGAGATCCACCGCCTGGGCCGCGTCGCCGAGGAGCACCTGTACCCCGCGATGGAGGACTTCAAGCTGGACATCGTGCTGGGGCAGGGCCCGGCGGCGCGCACCATCGAGCTACCGCTGCCGCGCTTCACGCTGGTCGGCGCGACCACCCGACCGGGCCTGATCACGGCGCCCATGCGCAGCCGCTTCGGCATCATCGAGCACCTCGAGTACTACACGCCCGACGAGATCGGCGTGAACCTGTTGCGTGACGCGCGCCTGCTGGGTTTCGGGCTGGACGAGGAGGCGGCCGTCGAGATCGGCGCCCGGGCGCGCGGCACCATGCGGATCGCCAAGCGGCTGCTGCGGCGCGTGCGCGACTACGCCGACGTGGCGGGCGAGACGACCATCGGCCTGCCCCGCGCGCAGGACGCACTGGACAAGCTGGGCCTGGACAGCGCGGGCCTGGATGACCGCGACAAGAAGTACCTGGAGACCCTGATCCACCGCTTTGCGGGCGGCCCGGTCGGTGTGGACACGCTGGCCACCGCGATCAGCGAGGACAGCCTGACCCTGGAGGACGTGTACGAGCCGTACCTGATCCAGCTGGGCTTCATCAAGCGCACGCCCCGGGGCCGCGTGGCCACCGCGCACGCCTACGACCACCTGGGCCTGCCGGTCAGCGGCGACCACGACCTCGGGTTCTACGCCAACTGA